The genomic window ACCACTCATCCAATCGAACCCAGCCGCAAGTCGATCACCGGCTGGCTTCTTCTGATCGGCTTCGCGCCGCTGGGGCTCTGGCTCCTTTGGGAAATTCAGCGCACCGTGGGTCTTGACTCCCCTCGGCTCTGGGAGCTGCTCCGGGAGGATCGCGTCTTTGCCTTTGCCATGCTCGATTTTTTCGGCACGGCAGCCTGGGCGGCGGTCGTCTTGCTGGAACGGGCCGATCCGAGGAGCTGGCGCACCTGGTTGTCACTGCTCATCTTCTGCGCGGTTCCAACGCTGGGAATCATCCTCTTTCTGCTCATCGGCCGGACCCGACCCATGGGCGTTTTCCAGCAAAAGCCCGAACGATCGGACCTGCAATCTTGAGGAATTGCCGACCGACCCGGGCACCGCGTGTTAAGCTCCGAATAAGGACCCATCAGGGCGTTTGACTCGCTCCCTGCAGGTCCTGGTTCTTGCACTCGCTCGGAGCCGGGATTTGCTCGGGTCGATCGTTTGAGATTGTTCCTGATCACTTGCTGCCTCGGCAGGTGTTCGGGTTCGTCGTCCGCGTGAGGGATTCGAATTCCAGAAATCAGGCAAGGGAGATGCGGTTTCGGGAGAGGTTGGGGCGGGTGGATTCAAACTCCCCCATGCGTTCGTTTGTTCGTTTGGAATGGACGCATTTGAAGACCTTTAGCCCCTGGACCTCGGAATCGGTTATTTCGCAGTCAAGAACTCGATCAGGAACAAGCCAGGGAGGCATACGGACTACCTGTCGCAACCAGGGATGATCGTTCGGGCGACGTAACCTTTGAGATTCGGCATTCTCAGTCATGAGCACGTCACGGAAGCGTCCCGTTCGCCCTGTGTGTGACACGTTGGAAATCCGGACCTTGCTGAGCGGCATCGCACCGATTGCCACCTGGATTGGCCAGGATGGTCATGACTTCGTCGGCCGCTCAACAACCCCCGGACCGAACGGTGTCCAGGATATTCGGATCGGACTGGACAATCTCCCGGCCGACCAAGCGGTCACTTCGGCCGAGGTCCGGGGTTACGGCGGAGGTATCTGGACCTACAACGGCTCTGGTGCCCACTGGGCCGCCGCCTTCGTCCGGGTCAACGACTCGCCCGAAGCCGCCCTTTTCTTCGAGCCGAATCGCGTCGAGGTCGGCCGACCCTTCAGCGTCCGGCTCTGGTTTGAGGACGGATCGACCACCTTGATCTCGTTCGCCGGGGGGATCGCCGATCCAACCTTCCGCATGCCCGAACTCACGGCGCGGCTTGCCTGGCTGGGTCAGGACGGCTCCGACCGCGTCGGCTCCGGGGCCTCAGTTGGTCCCGATGGTCGACAGGACGCGGTCATCACCATGACCAACCTGTCGCCGACGGTCGCCATCACAACGATCGACGTGAGAGGCCCCGGCAGCCTTGCCTGGCAGTCGGGGGCCAATCCCAAAGGTCTGCCCAACGCCGAGTTTGTTCGAAGTACGACCGATCCCACCCGCGGCTCCCTGTTCCTCCAGCCCGAGCAAGATCTCAATGGCCTCCCGCTGACCGTCACCATCGTTTATGCCGACAACACGATCGACCTCGTTGATCTGAACGCCGGGCCAACCAACCCGGCCCTCACCGTCGCTCCCGCGCGCACCGTGCCAATCCGATCCGATGCGATCGCCGCGCAGTGGCTCGGCCAGGCTAACGACCCGATCGCAGGCCCCGGAGCCGCCGCGGTGAGTCTGGCCGGATTGCCGAGCGATCGAACCGTCATCGGTGCCTCGCTCAGCGGCTCCGATCGAGGCGTGACCTGGGCATACTCGGCTACTTCCAACATCTCGGGCACTGCCCCGGTTGCGGTCGAACCGTCGTCTCGGCCGCTGACCTTCCGGCGCGATCCGAACGACCCGACCCGCGCTTCGATCGCCTTCGCGGCCCGATCCAAAGCCCAGGCGGGCGTGATGACCCTCCGTCTCCAGTACGACGACGGCACGTTCTCGATCGTTCGGATCAATCACGGGCCGATCGACGCGACCCTCAAGGCCCCTCGGCCGGAGGCTTCTCGCGTGGTCGCGCGACCGGGAGACAATTTGCAATCGCTCGTTGACGGGTTTGGCGCGGTCCACCTCTCAAAGGGTGTTTACGACCTGGATCGGCCCTTGATCCTCAACCGGGCCATCCAGATCACGGCAGATCCTGGTGCGACCCTCCGCTTCGCTCAACCGAGCAATGCCCCGGCCTGGTCCTCGGCGATCACCGTTCACCACGGCAACACAACGCTCGATGGCTTTGCCGTGCGATTCGCCGGTCCGGTGCGGTGGGACTGGTCGGTGCCGTACGATCCGGCAGTCATTCTCAGCACCGATGGTCGCGACAAGACCACGGGTACGGTCAAGGTCGGTCTCGTCCTCTCGAACCTCGACCTGGAAGGCCCACCGGCCTCGGCAATTGGCGGCAAACTCGAATACACGGCCTTGCTCGTGAATCTGACCTCGGCCGAGAACGGCCGGATTCTCGACAATCAGTTGCGTGGCGGATCGGTTCGGGTCTTCAACGGACCCTGGGAAATTGCCGGCAATACCTATCTCGGTGCGATGCCAGGAACCTGGACGCACGACGTCTTCGCCATGAGCTGGGCACACGATGTCACCGTCCGAGACAACGTGGCCTCTCCGCTTCCGGGTTCGGGCAAGACCTACCGCTTCCTGGTCATGACCCAGGACGGGTCGAACATTCGAGTCGAACGGAACCGAGTGGAGGGAATCGGCCCTCGGGACGACGATCCGCAGCCCCACCCAAACAACCCCGAAGTGATCCTGACCGAGGCCTATCACGTTCCCTTCGAAGGAATGCCGCTGGCCCTCTCGAACAACGGCCTGATTCTCCAGATTCCGCCTCCTCAGGGCCGTGCGATCCGGTCGGGAGATGTGGTCGCGGTCCTGTCCGGACCCGATGCCGGTCAGTGGCGTCGGATCGCTCATGTGATCGACCCGCAAACGCTGTTGCTTGATCGTCCCCTCTCGACCAATGCACCGCTCGGCGCGGTCTCGGTCTCGTCCGGGTTCGTCGATCTGGTTATCGCAGACAATACCGTCGATGTTCGAGGGGGTTCCGAGGCTTCGCCGCTTGTCCTCGCCGGAGCCCATTTTGGTGTTGAGGTCCGGGAGAACCACTTCCTTGGAGGCGCTCCTGTCCGGATCGAGTCCGCCGCGTCCGAGTCAACCGTGCACTGGGCCTGGACTCACACGCCTCAAAACGACGTTCGGTTCATTGGCAACACGATCGAAGAGAGCCAGGGAGGACTCGACGCCGGGATCGTCCGTTATCCTCAGGGAAAACGGAGCCAGGGGCGCACTTATGTCGATCTCCAGATCAAGGACAACCTGTTCGCCTGGTCCCCGGCCTATTTCTCTCAGTTCAACACCGCGACCCCGCCGACGGCCATGCTCCTCGGCGACCCTCGCTCCATCGACCCGTTCGAAATTCGGATGACCCTTAGCGGCAACGTCGTCAAGCTGCCCCCGACAATCACCAGCGGCGCGACGATCCGGGCCGACACAATGACCTTCAACGGCACGGCCGTCTCGACCCAGTACATCCCGCTGCCATCGCAACCGCTCAGCGCACCGAATGGCCTGCGACTGGTCGCCGACACCGGCATGAGCAACAGTGACCGTCTGACCTCCGACGCGCGCCTTGCGGTCGATCGGCCCGACTGGGCGGTTGGCTTTG from Tautonia rosea includes these protein-coding regions:
- a CDS encoding Ig-like domain-containing protein; protein product: MSTSRKRPVRPVCDTLEIRTLLSGIAPIATWIGQDGHDFVGRSTTPGPNGVQDIRIGLDNLPADQAVTSAEVRGYGGGIWTYNGSGAHWAAAFVRVNDSPEAALFFEPNRVEVGRPFSVRLWFEDGSTTLISFAGGIADPTFRMPELTARLAWLGQDGSDRVGSGASVGPDGRQDAVITMTNLSPTVAITTIDVRGPGSLAWQSGANPKGLPNAEFVRSTTDPTRGSLFLQPEQDLNGLPLTVTIVYADNTIDLVDLNAGPTNPALTVAPARTVPIRSDAIAAQWLGQANDPIAGPGAAAVSLAGLPSDRTVIGASLSGSDRGVTWAYSATSNISGTAPVAVEPSSRPLTFRRDPNDPTRASIAFAARSKAQAGVMTLRLQYDDGTFSIVRINHGPIDATLKAPRPEASRVVARPGDNLQSLVDGFGAVHLSKGVYDLDRPLILNRAIQITADPGATLRFAQPSNAPAWSSAITVHHGNTTLDGFAVRFAGPVRWDWSVPYDPAVILSTDGRDKTTGTVKVGLVLSNLDLEGPPASAIGGKLEYTALLVNLTSAENGRILDNQLRGGSVRVFNGPWEIAGNTYLGAMPGTWTHDVFAMSWAHDVTVRDNVASPLPGSGKTYRFLVMTQDGSNIRVERNRVEGIGPRDDDPQPHPNNPEVILTEAYHVPFEGMPLALSNNGLILQIPPPQGRAIRSGDVVAVLSGPDAGQWRRIAHVIDPQTLLLDRPLSTNAPLGAVSVSSGFVDLVIADNTVDVRGGSEASPLVLAGAHFGVEVRENHFLGGAPVRIESAASESTVHWAWTHTPQNDVRFIGNTIEESQGGLDAGIVRYPQGKRSQGRTYVDLQIKDNLFAWSPAYFSQFNTATPPTAMLLGDPRSIDPFEIRMTLSGNVVKLPPTITSGATIRADTMTFNGTAVSTQYIPLPSQPLSAPNGLRLVADTGMSNSDRLTSDARLAVDRPDWAVGFEYRWDGQGSYQPILDANNFLPRNLSDGTITVFVRAIDDYGRTSPEARLTFTLDTTPPLPITPKVGSGQDTGVSSTDRVTRIAAPVLTAEGDPGETFVLLRLVGGTETELHRRVGPGPLLVSTPLPDGEHRLAVRRIDSAGNASTGEPLTITIDTSPPAPVVVKLGPGQDTGSSSSDNLTRLNRPTFQAVISDQDRLVLLRDGQAVDQIIGSGSLRTDGPLPDGAYSFAIRRIDAAGNATDGPSVVVRIDTTPPAPVTGLTHLGSGRFQFNRLADAVDYVYRVGNGPTIPLAGATSFRARGLPFDPTPVSVRAIDAAGNLGPEATISAAFPAPTGIWLGQRVGVDLVGRSVSHVASDGFQDVGIALTGLPTDRSIVSAEVRGWGGGIWQSNMTSPIYWKAALVHAPGTDRAELYVQPYMVEVGRPYFVRLNFSDGSTIGVNLAGGPVDPTLRTFSTAGMAPTVGANSPGSRPSATSWRDRMTVIQEAQRERTAQRRAAQRAQLEARQDALQATRPAISPQDRATPVAGFRLRPGARIGPDPRD